In Brachypodium distachyon strain Bd21 chromosome 2, Brachypodium_distachyon_v3.0, whole genome shotgun sequence, one genomic interval encodes:
- the LOC100822319 gene encoding GDSL esterase/lipase At1g54790 → MRPTPAAVALLLVVLCLGGGGGREASASSDFDYPAAFNFGDSNSDTGGRIAAGFEPMPPPYGSTFFGSPSGRFSDGRLIVDFLMDAMDMPFLNSYLDSVGAPNFLAGVNFAQAGCSITPATATSVSPFSFGLQIKQFFAFKEKVTKLLSKGDRYRRYIPQLDYFSKGLYMFDIGQNDLAGQFYSKTEDQVIASIPTILLEFETGLKSLYEQGARKFWIHNTGPLGCLPQNIALFGKDPSQLDEVHCVTKHNRAAKIFNLQLHALCTKLRGQFAGADITYIDIYSIKYSLIANYSRYGFENPTQACCGYGGPPLNYDGRVPCGQTKSVNGNLVTAKGCSDSTEYVNWDGIHYTEAANFHITSQILTGRHSDPPFVDKMPFLLKPRF, encoded by the exons ATGCGTCCTACGCCTGCGGCCGtggcgctcctcctcgtcgtcctctgcctcggcggaggcggcggccgtgagGCCTCAGCGTCGTCGGACTTCGACTACCCGGCAGCGTTCAACTTCGGCGACTCCAACTCCGACACCGGCGgccgcatcgccgccggcttcgAGCCCATGCCCCCTCCCTACGGCTCCACCTTCTTCGGCAGCCCCTCTGGCCGGTTCTCTGACGGCCGCCTCATCGTCGACTTCCTCA TGGATGCGATGGATATGCCATTCCTCAACTCGTACTTGGATTCTGTTGGTGCACCTAACTTCCTGGCAGGTGTTAATTTTGCTCAAGCGGGCTGTTCAATTACTCCAGCAACTGCAACATCTGTCAGTCCGTTTTCCTTCGGTCTTCAGATTAAGCAATTCTTTGCATTCAAGGAAAAAGTCACTAAGCTGCTCTCTAAAG GAGATAGGTACAGGCGGTATATTCCTCAGTTGGATTACTTTTCAAAGGGACTCTACATGTTTGATATTGGTCAAAATGACCTTGCTGGTCAATTCTACTCGAAAACAGAGGACCAAGTCATTGCATCCATTCCGACTATTTTGCTGGAATTTGAAACTGGGCTAAAG TCACTATACGAGCAAGGTGCCAGGAAATTCTGGATCCACAATACAGGCCCTCTCGGTTGCTTACCTCAAAACATAGCTCTTTTTGGCAAAGACCCATCACAACTGGATGAAGTTCATTGTGTAACAAAGCACAATCGTGCTGCAAAGATTTTTAACTTACAGCTGCATGCACTTTGCACAAAGTTAAGAGGTCAATTTGCTGGAGCTGATATCACTTACATTGACATCTACTCCATCAAGTACAGCCTGATCGCCAATTATTCTCGATATG GGTTCGAGAATCCAACACAAGCATGTTGTGGATATGGAGGGCCACCCCTGAACTATGATGGTCGAGTACCGTGTGGACAGACAAAGTCTGTAAATGGCAATCTTGTAACTGCAAAAGGGTGCAGTGACAGTACTGAATATGTCAACTGGGACGGAATACATTACACAGAAGCTGCAAATTTCCACATTACATCACAGATTCTGACCGGGAGACACTCCGATCCTCCATTCGTTGACAAGATGCCATTCCTCCTAAAACCGAGATTCTAA
- the LOC100845389 gene encoding 1-(5-phosphoribosyl)-5-[(5-phosphoribosylamino)methylideneamino] imidazole-4-carboxamide isomerase, chloroplastic, translating into MASGCAARVPHPPCAAPQSQWESSWVSVRPPARSSASRRRAAVCAVSFRPCIDIHKGKVKQIVGSTLRDASDDGSALVTNFESDKSPAEFANIYKEDGLVGGHVIMLGADPASSSAALEALHAYPGGLQVGGGINLENAMSYLNEGASHVIVTSYVFSDGKMNIERLTQLVELVGKQRLVLDLSCRKKDGRYAIVTDRWQKFSDVFVDGPTLEHLAAYADEFLVHGVDVEGKRLGIDEELVALLGLHSPIPTTYAGGVSTMEDLERIKKAGKGRVDVTVGSALDIFGGDLPYKHVVLWHEEQNMVSQR; encoded by the exons ATGGCGTCGGGATGCGCGGCGAGGGTTCCACATCCACCGTGCGCGGCTCCGCAGTCCCAGTGGGAGAGCTCGTGGGTCTCGGTACGCCCCCCGGCGAGGTCCAGCGCGTCAA GACGACGTGCCGCCGTGTGTGCTGTTAGCTTCAGGCCATGTATCGACATTCACAAG GGGAAAGTTAAACAGATTGTTGGCTCCACTCTCCGGGATGCATCAGATGATGGCTCGGCACTAGTGACAAACTTTGAATCAGACAAGTCTCCAGCAGAATTTGCAAATATTTATAAAGAAGATGGACTTGTTGGTGGGCATGTAATAATGCTTGGCGCAGACCCTGCAAGTAGTTCTGCTGCCCTGGAAGCACTACATGCATATCCTG GTGGTTTGCAAGTTGGAGGTGGAATAAATTTGGAGAATGCAATGTCTTACCTTAATGAAGGGGCAAGTCATGTGATTGTAACTTCT TATGTGTTTAGTGATGGCAAAATGAACATTGAAAGGCTGACCCAACTTGTCGAGCTTGTTGGGAAACAAAGGCTTGTTTTGGACCTTAGTTGTCGAAAAAAG GATGGCAGATATGCCATTGTGACTGACAGATGGCAAAAGTTCAGCGATGTCTTTGTGGATGGGCCAACATTAGAACATCTTGCTGCCTATGCAGATGAGTTTTTGGTTCATGGAGTTGACGTGGAGGGCAAAAG GTTAGGAATTGACGAGGAACTTGTGGCACTATTGGGACTTCATTCACCT ATCCCCACAACTTACGCTGGGGGGGTGTCGACAATGGAAGACCTGGAGAGGATAAAGAAAGCAGGAAAAGGTCGAGTTGATGTTACTGTTGGTAGTGCTCTAGATATATTCGGAGGAGATTTGCCTTACAAGCATGTTGTGCTTTGGCACGAGGAGCAAAACATGGTTAGCCAACGGTGA
- the LOC100844172 gene encoding UPF0603 protein Os05g0401100, chloroplastic: MLMETLLSPSALLSPALRGSSSKTTKLVPPAASCKPTTISCLLRKPQAVVASSRGDGVVGSSWVSLLQHGMAAAALSLALTLAPAPAPAVASEFDVLNDGPPADTYVVDDAGVLSRVTKSDVKRLARDLEARKNIRINFVTVRKLTSKADAFEYADQVLEKWYPTVEEGGNKGIVVLVTSQKEGAITGGPAFVQAVGDAILDATVSENLPVLATDEKYNEAIYSTAKRLVAAIDGLPDPGGPAFQESKRESNFKSKEETEEKRGQFTLVVGGLLVIAFVVPMAQYYAYISKK; the protein is encoded by the exons ATGCTAATGGAGaccctcctctccccctccgCATTGCTCAGCCCAGCACTccgcggctcctcctccaagaCGACGAAGCTAGTACCTCCCGCCGCCTCGTGCAAGCCTACCACGATCTCCTGCTTGCTCAGGAAGCCGCAGGCGGTCGTTGCTTCTTCTCGAGGGGACGGCGTCGTTGGGAGCAGCTGGGTTTCGTTGTTGCAGCATGGCATGGCCGCGGCAGCTCTGTCTCTGGCGCTCACGCTCGCGCCGGCTCCGGCCCCGGCCGTGGCGTCGGAGTTCGACGTGCTGAACGATGGCCCGCCGGCCGACACGTACGTGGTGGACGACGCGGGCGTGCTGAGCCGCGTGACCAAGTCCGACGTGAAGCGGCTCGCCCGCGACCTCGAGGCCCGCAAGAACATCCGGATCAACTTCGTCACCGTCCGCAAGCTCACG AGCAAGGCTGACGCGTTCGAGTACGCGGACCAAGTGCTGGAGAAGTGGTACCCGACGGTGGAGGAGGGCGGCAACAAGGGGATCGTCGTGCTCGTCACCAGCCAGAAGGAAGGCGCCATCACCGGCGGCCCCGCATTCGTGCAGGCAGTCGGGGACGCCATCCTCGACGCCACCGTCTCCGAGAACCTGCCAG TGCTGGCGACGGACGAGAAGTACAACGAGGCGATCTACTCGACGGCGAAGCGGCTGGTGGCGGCCATCGACGGGCTGCCGGACCCGGGTGGGCCGGCGTTCCAGGAGAGCAAGCGGGAGTCCAACTTCAAGAGCAAGGAGGAGACGGAGGAGAAGCGCGGACAGTTCACGCTCGTCGTCGGGGGACTGCTCGTCATCGCCTTCGTCGTGCCCATGGCGCAGTACTACGCCTACATCTCCAAGAAGTGA
- the LOC100821003 gene encoding DNA-directed RNA polymerase II subunit RPB7 codes for MFFHIVLERNMQLHPRHFGPHLRDKLVAKLMKDVEGTCSGRHGFVVAITGVEDIGKGLIREGTGFVTFPVKYQCVVFRPFKGEILEAVVTMVNKMGFFAEAGPVQIFVSNHLIPDDMEFQSGDVPNYTTSDGSVKIQKESEVRLKIIGTRVDATEIFCIGTIKDDFLGVISDPGAAV; via the exons ATGTTCTTCCACATCGTGCTGGAGCGGAACATGCAGCTGCACCCGAGGCATTTCGGCCCGCACCTCCGCGACAAGCTCGTCGCCAAGCTCATGAAGGACGTCGAGGGCACCTGCAG CGGGCGGCACGGGTTCGTCGTGGCGATCACGGGGGTGGAGGACATCGGCAAGGGGCTCATCCGGGAGGGCACGGGCTTCGTCACATTTCCTGTCAAGTACCAGTGCGTCGTCTTCCGCCCCTTCAAAGGCGAGATCCTCGAGGCCGTCGTCACCATGGTCAACAAG ATGGGATTCTTCGCAGAGGCTGGGCCTGTGCAGATCTTCGTGTCAAACCAT TTGATTCCTGACGATATGGAGTTCCAATCTGGTGATGTGCCAAACTACACAACATCTGATGGATCG GTAAAAATTCAGAAAGAAAGTGAGGTGCGTTTGAAGATTATAGGCACTCGTGTTGATGCAACAGAAATA TTTTGTATCGGCACGATAAAAGATGACTTTCTGGGTGTTATCAGTGATCCTGGAGCAGCAGTGTAA